The DNA window ACGTGACCACGACGACATGTGCATGCTGACCCTGGGCACAGGCGTAGGGGGCGGCATCGTGCTCGGCGGGCGGGTGTGGCACGGCTTCAAGGGGATGGCCGGCGAGTTGGGCCACATCACCGTCGAGCCGGAGGGGCCGCCCTGCGGCTGCGGCAGCCGCGGCTGCGTCGAGCAACTCGCCTCCGCCACCGCGGTGGTGCGCATGGCCAAGGAGGCGATCGCCGCCGGCCAAGCGCCGGGGCTGGCGCGCGCCCACGGCGAGAACCCGGAATTCGACTCCAAGATCGTCTATCAGATGGCGGTGCAGGGCGAGCGCGCGGCGCAGGAGATCTACCGCAAGGTGGGCTGGGCCCTGGGCATCGTGGTCGCTGACCTGGTGAACATCTTCAACTTGCCGATGTACGTGATCGGCGGCGGCATGGCCAGCGCCTGGGAGGCGTTCGCCCCCACGCTGCTGCAGGAGGCAAGGGCGCGGTCGTACATCTACGCCGAAACCGCCGCCGGTGACGACGCCGAGCCCGGCCGCAAGAAGACGATCATCACCCGCGCTCTGCTATCGGGCGATGCCGGCCTCTTCGGAGCGGCGCGGCTGCCGATGCTTCCCGACGAAGTGCAAGGCCACGCCAAAGCCCGTCTGCGCACCGCTTAACTGTATGTGGCCCGGGCGTGCCGCCCGTGTGCCCGGCCGACACGGCCGGGCCACAGATTGAAGCTATCTCGCCACCGGCGCTCTCTG is part of the Terriglobales bacterium genome and encodes:
- a CDS encoding ROK family protein, with protein sequence MTAFAIGVDLGGTNLRIAAVDEAGRLMEKMTLGAEVGRGRERVIEDMTAAIREVVQRFNSDRLLGIGIGVPGIIDIETGTVHQSPNLPDWRDYPVRDEIEKRLNTRVILENDANAAALGEQWLGAARDHDDMCMLTLGTGVGGGIVLGGRVWHGFKGMAGELGHITVEPEGPPCGCGSRGCVEQLASATAVVRMAKEAIAAGQAPGLARAHGENPEFDSKIVYQMAVQGERAAQEIYRKVGWALGIVVADLVNIFNLPMYVIGGGMASAWEAFAPTLLQEARARSYIYAETAAGDDAEPGRKKTIITRALLSGDAGLFGAARLPMLPDEVQGHAKARLRTA